In Candidatus Desulforudis audaxviator MP104C, a genomic segment contains:
- the hpf gene encoding ribosome hibernation-promoting factor, HPF/YfiA family — translation MRIYVRGKNIEVTPALRGYVEKRLAKLSKFEHHFGSVQVALSVEKDSHRVEVTVPIDGMILRGEEVTGDMYASIDLVVEKLEKQLERYKGKLLNRRPGAGGVTREQETQEDEEEYRIVRTKRFALKPMPVDEAVMQMNLLGHSFFVFANAENQQVNVIYRRKDGHYGLIEPDFG, via the coding sequence ATGCGCATTTACGTCCGTGGAAAAAACATCGAGGTCACACCTGCGCTCCGGGGGTATGTGGAAAAGAGACTGGCAAAGCTTAGCAAGTTCGAACACCATTTCGGTTCGGTCCAGGTAGCGCTGTCGGTCGAAAAGGATTCCCACCGGGTGGAAGTAACCGTGCCGATTGACGGGATGATCCTGCGGGGTGAAGAAGTGACCGGGGATATGTACGCCTCCATCGACCTGGTGGTCGAGAAACTGGAAAAACAACTGGAAAGGTACAAGGGTAAGCTGTTGAACCGGCGACCGGGTGCGGGCGGGGTGACCAGGGAACAGGAAACGCAGGAGGATGAAGAAGAATACCGCATTGTGAGGACCAAGCGGTTTGCCCTGAAGCCCATGCCGGTGGATGAAGCGGTGATGCAGATGAACCTTTTGGGTCACAGTTTCTTCGTTTTCGCCAACGCCGAGAATCAGCAGGTGAACGTAATCTACCGGAGAAAGGACGGGCACTACGGGCTGATTGAGCCCGACTTCGGTTAA
- a CDS encoding phosphoribosyltransferase family protein, translating to MSSLREVLDGLVRLVFPGPGGCPICGAGAAGALCPACRGEIEGLSGQPYCDRCGRFFSPVPAPEPRLCRDCRRVARPFECCRAYAPYEGVLCEAVHRLKYGRRRELAGPLGELLARTIRRYEAYSGADVLVPVPLSREAFRRRRFNQAELLAREIGGQLGIPVRSVLDKIRDTPAQAGLLRAARLTNLAGCFRFVDEPQTVRGRTVVVVDDVLTTGSTLSEAGRVLLETGASRVLGAVLVAARVQF from the coding sequence GTGTCTAGCCTCCGCGAGGTGTTGGACGGGCTGGTCCGGCTGGTTTTTCCGGGGCCGGGGGGTTGCCCGATCTGCGGAGCGGGTGCCGCCGGCGCGTTGTGCCCGGCCTGCCGGGGCGAAATCGAGGGGCTTTCAGGACAGCCGTACTGTGACCGGTGCGGCCGGTTTTTTTCTCCTGTTCCGGCACCGGAACCGCGGCTGTGCCGGGATTGCCGGCGGGTTGCCCGGCCTTTCGAGTGTTGTCGCGCTTACGCTCCGTACGAGGGCGTGCTGTGCGAAGCCGTACACCGGCTCAAATACGGCCGGAGGCGGGAGCTGGCCGGACCCCTGGGGGAACTCTTGGCCCGAACCATCCGGCGGTATGAGGCCTATTCGGGCGCCGATGTCCTGGTGCCAGTGCCCCTGTCCCGGGAGGCGTTTCGCCGCCGCCGATTCAACCAGGCGGAACTCCTGGCCCGGGAAATCGGCGGGCAACTGGGGATCCCCGTGCGCTCCGTGCTCGACAAAATACGGGATACGCCGGCGCAGGCTGGACTGCTGCGGGCGGCCCGGTTGACCAATCTCGCCGGGTGCTTTCGGTTCGTGGATGAACCCCAAACGGTGCGGGGTCGTACCGTGGTGGTGGTCGACGACGTGCTCACCACCGGCAGCACTCTGTCCGAGGCGGGCCGGGTGTTGCTGGAGACTGGGGCTTCCAGGGTTTTGGGGGCGGTTCTTGTCGCCGCGCGGGTGCAATTCTGA
- a CDS encoding GGDEF domain-containing protein: protein MRAGNIFSVLYLWTVIIGGVVLLVRLFPAVDLDFSVELAVLILVAMAAEWLVVSFPHGQLSAGYVITFGAFLVYGPAGAAWVNALGTLFGQGIANRGNPVRTTLFNAAQSVPAVYGAYLAYLFCGGTPHPGEMLTLANVLPLLAFSAAYFALNNLLVTLYLLPKRGLSFNTWRTALRWDASTYLFLIPLGFLVAALYRSAGFTGAFLVLLLGLIVQFFVRRFVMVEENNRELRLLYTVAQGLGTSPDLDELLRLILREVRRLVPYDTAAVYLWSEERHLFVPVVLEGAGAGELHDIVWERDEGIVGWAARNREPRLVTDLRQEPELQRQTGLSRFMRSLVLLPLVFGNEMLGVFVIGDKRPGVYDEKSLGLLKIIGGQMAAAADNRRLNRRLKKVAGRDYLTGLPNREQFFNQLEAELVENERRDRPLAVILLDIDGLYDLNRRFGYAVGDTVLVQVARALEEWLPAGGMAARYGGDEFALLLPDTGEIRAAQRAERLQRLLGRISVGAKELKERVRLSVSTGFATAPLDGATADALLARAEDHLYRSAGREVPEFRPAGGHTTSV, encoded by the coding sequence GTGCGTGCCGGAAACATTTTCAGCGTGCTATACCTCTGGACCGTGATCATCGGGGGCGTTGTGCTGCTGGTCCGGCTTTTCCCCGCCGTCGACTTGGACTTCAGCGTGGAACTGGCCGTGCTGATTCTGGTCGCCATGGCGGCCGAGTGGCTGGTGGTTTCTTTCCCGCACGGACAGCTCTCCGCCGGCTACGTGATCACCTTCGGCGCCTTCCTCGTCTACGGGCCCGCGGGGGCGGCCTGGGTGAACGCGCTCGGCACCCTGTTCGGTCAGGGAATCGCCAACCGGGGTAATCCGGTCCGGACCACCCTGTTCAACGCCGCCCAGAGCGTGCCGGCCGTGTACGGCGCCTATCTGGCTTACCTGTTCTGCGGCGGGACGCCCCATCCGGGGGAGATGCTCACCCTAGCCAACGTCCTGCCGCTGCTGGCTTTCTCCGCTGCTTACTTCGCGCTCAACAACTTGCTGGTCACCCTGTACCTGCTGCCCAAGCGCGGGCTATCCTTCAACACTTGGCGCACTGCCCTGCGCTGGGACGCCTCGACCTACCTCTTCTTGATCCCGCTCGGTTTTCTGGTGGCCGCCCTGTACCGTTCCGCCGGGTTCACCGGCGCTTTTCTGGTGCTCCTGCTTGGATTGATCGTCCAGTTCTTCGTGCGCCGCTTTGTGATGGTGGAGGAGAACAACCGGGAGCTGCGCCTGCTCTATACGGTGGCGCAGGGGCTTGGCACCAGCCCTGACCTGGACGAACTGTTACGGCTGATCCTGCGGGAAGTCAGGCGGCTGGTGCCTTACGACACGGCCGCGGTCTATCTCTGGTCCGAGGAGCGGCACCTTTTTGTGCCGGTGGTGCTGGAGGGTGCCGGTGCCGGCGAATTGCACGACATCGTCTGGGAACGAGACGAGGGGATTGTCGGTTGGGCGGCGCGCAACCGGGAGCCCCGCCTGGTCACCGACCTCCGCCAAGAACCGGAATTGCAGCGGCAGACCGGACTATCCCGGTTCATGCGTTCACTGGTTTTGCTGCCCCTGGTGTTCGGAAACGAGATGCTGGGGGTGTTCGTGATCGGGGACAAGCGCCCCGGTGTCTACGACGAAAAGAGCCTGGGCCTTTTGAAGATTATCGGGGGCCAGATGGCGGCGGCTGCCGACAACCGGCGCTTAAACCGCCGGTTGAAAAAGGTGGCCGGGCGCGACTACCTCACCGGCCTGCCCAACCGGGAACAGTTCTTCAATCAACTGGAGGCCGAGTTGGTGGAAAACGAGCGCCGGGACCGGCCGCTGGCCGTCATTCTGCTCGACATCGACGGACTGTACGACTTGAACCGTCGCTTCGGGTACGCCGTCGGGGACACCGTCCTGGTTCAGGTCGCCCGGGCGCTGGAGGAATGGCTGCCGGCGGGCGGCATGGCGGCCCGCTATGGGGGCGACGAGTTCGCCCTGTTGCTGCCCGATACCGGGGAGATTCGCGCGGCCCAGAGGGCCGAGCGCCTGCAGCGCCTGCTGGGGCGCATCTCTGTCGGCGCGAAGGAGCTTAAGGAACGGGTCCGGCTCTCGGTAAGCACCGGTTTTGCCACCGCGCCGTTGGACGGGGCCACCGCCGACGCGTTGCTGGCCAGGGCCGAGGATCACCTTTACCGGTCTGCCGGGCGGGAGGTCCCCGAATTCCGGCCCGCGGGCGGACACACGACCAGTGTCTAG
- the metK gene encoding methionine adenosyltransferase, whose protein sequence is MAKHLFTSESVTEGHPDKVADQISDAILDSILSKDPLARVACETLVTTGLVLISGEITCKCYVDIPNIVRETVRDIGYTRAKYGFDCDTCAVLTSIDEQSPDIAMGVDEALEAREGLDDLFSRVGAGDQGIMVGYATDETPTLMPMPIYLAHRLARRLASVRKNGTLPYLRPDGKTQVTVQYDNGRPVKVDTVVISAQHHPAVDLGTIRADLIEKVVEPIIPVGLITNSTRYLINPTGRFVIGGPQADTGLTGRKIVVDTYGGMARHGGGAFSGKDPTKVDRSASYAARYVAKNIVAAGLASRCEVHVAYAIGVAKPVALRVDTFGTGLINEERLEKLVLEHFDLRPAAIIHHLDLRRPIYRQVAAYGHFGRGDLNLPWERIDKAEELRAAGTGG, encoded by the coding sequence TTGGCGAAACATCTTTTCACTTCCGAATCGGTGACCGAGGGACACCCCGACAAGGTGGCCGACCAGATCTCCGACGCGATCCTGGACAGCATCCTTTCTAAAGACCCGCTGGCCCGGGTGGCCTGCGAGACCCTGGTGACCACCGGGCTCGTGCTCATCTCCGGTGAGATTACCTGCAAATGCTACGTAGACATACCGAACATCGTCCGGGAAACCGTGCGTGACATCGGCTACACGCGGGCCAAGTACGGTTTCGACTGCGATACCTGCGCCGTGCTGACCAGCATCGACGAACAGTCACCCGATATCGCCATGGGGGTCGACGAGGCCCTGGAGGCGAGGGAGGGCCTAGATGACCTGTTCAGCCGGGTAGGGGCCGGCGATCAGGGGATAATGGTCGGCTATGCCACCGACGAGACTCCCACTCTGATGCCTATGCCCATCTACCTGGCGCACCGCCTGGCTCGCCGGTTGGCGTCGGTGCGCAAGAACGGTACCCTGCCCTACCTGAGACCCGACGGCAAGACCCAGGTCACGGTGCAGTACGACAACGGCCGCCCGGTGAAGGTGGATACGGTTGTGATCTCGGCCCAGCACCACCCGGCCGTGGACCTCGGCACTATCCGGGCCGACCTGATCGAGAAGGTCGTCGAGCCGATCATTCCGGTGGGACTCATCACCAACTCCACCCGGTACCTGATCAACCCGACCGGCCGGTTTGTGATCGGCGGCCCCCAGGCCGATACCGGGCTGACCGGCCGCAAGATCGTGGTCGACACCTACGGCGGCATGGCCCGCCACGGCGGGGGCGCTTTTTCCGGCAAGGACCCGACCAAGGTCGACCGCTCCGCCTCCTACGCGGCCCGGTACGTCGCGAAAAACATTGTGGCCGCCGGGCTGGCCTCCCGGTGCGAGGTGCACGTGGCTTACGCCATCGGGGTGGCGAAGCCGGTGGCGCTCAGGGTGGACACCTTCGGCACCGGCCTGATTAACGAGGAGCGCCTCGAAAAGCTGGTGCTGGAACACTTTGACCTCCGCCCGGCGGCAATCATCCACCACCTGGACCTGCGCCGCCCGATCTACCGGCAGGTGGCCGCCTACGGTCATTTCGGGCGCGGGGATCTGAACCTGCCGTGGGAGCGCATCGACAAGGCCGAAGAACTCCGCGCCGCCGGTACCGGCGGCTAG
- a CDS encoding DUF1284 domain-containing protein, protein MVKLRGHHLICLHFFKGKGYGKDFIDNISKVIEKARQSEIEIVDGTDDVCGAYPYNRDGFCTYSGNADQEVRRLDELAVKLLNVRNTVGWNHLKCRIPEIIEVWKEEACRDCDWNKTCFIE, encoded by the coding sequence GTGGTGAAGCTCAGAGGGCATCACTTAATATGCCTTCATTTTTTCAAGGGAAAAGGATACGGCAAAGATTTCATTGATAACATTTCTAAAGTGATTGAAAAGGCCAGACAGAGTGAAATCGAGATTGTAGATGGAACCGACGACGTCTGCGGAGCGTACCCTTATAACCGAGATGGATTTTGCACATATTCTGGAAATGCCGACCAAGAAGTCAGGCGACTCGATGAATTAGCCGTAAAGCTTTTGAACGTAAGGAATACAGTCGGGTGGAATCATCTTAAATGCCGAATTCCAGAAATAATCGAGGTATGGAAAGAGGAAGCTTGTAGAGACTGTGATTGGAACAAAACGTGCTTTATCGAATGA
- a CDS encoding biotin transporter BioY yields MRLTATINAYGSRAFRWSEELSLPKKLALAVGFAALLALAAQVRVPLPWTPVPVTGQTFVVLLAGVLLGRNWGGFSVGLYAAAGAVGAPVFAGLAGGLAVLTGPTGGYIAGFVVAAMFVGYAVRAFTVLRGIVGLAVLMLAANFVIIHGMGLLYLGYLTGAALPELLWMGTIPFIVGDVTKALAAAVVASALLPRDS; encoded by the coding sequence TTGCGTTTGACTGCCACTATTAATGCTTACGGAAGCCGGGCCTTTCGGTGGAGTGAGGAACTCAGCCTGCCCAAAAAGCTGGCGCTGGCGGTTGGTTTTGCCGCGCTCCTCGCGTTGGCGGCCCAGGTGCGGGTACCCTTGCCGTGGACCCCGGTGCCGGTCACCGGCCAGACCTTCGTCGTCCTCCTGGCCGGAGTACTCTTGGGCCGGAATTGGGGGGGCTTCAGCGTCGGCCTGTATGCCGCCGCCGGGGCCGTGGGTGCGCCCGTATTCGCTGGGCTGGCCGGGGGACTGGCCGTCCTGACCGGTCCGACCGGGGGGTACATTGCCGGCTTTGTGGTGGCCGCCATGTTCGTGGGGTATGCGGTACGGGCCTTTACCGTGCTGCGCGGTATCGTTGGCCTGGCCGTTCTGATGCTGGCCGCGAACTTCGTGATTATTCACGGCATGGGGCTCCTCTACCTGGGCTACCTCACCGGTGCCGCTCTGCCCGAACTGCTCTGGATGGGCACCATTCCCTTTATTGTCGGGGACGTGACCAAGGCGCTGGCCGCGGCGGTCGTTGCGAGTGCACTGCTGCCCCGGGATTCCTGA
- a CDS encoding YlmC/YmxH family sporulation protein — MFKVTDLASKDIINVADGRRLGPLKDLEIDAETGKVQALVLRNPEKYLRVFRRGKDVVIPWSRIKTIGLDAILVELPWDGLRQ, encoded by the coding sequence ATGTTCAAAGTCACCGATTTGGCATCCAAAGACATTATCAACGTTGCCGACGGGCGGCGCCTGGGACCGTTGAAGGATCTGGAAATCGACGCGGAGACGGGAAAGGTCCAGGCTCTGGTACTCCGCAACCCGGAGAAGTACCTGCGCGTCTTCCGCCGGGGTAAAGACGTCGTTATCCCCTGGAGCCGCATCAAGACCATCGGGCTGGACGCGATCCTGGTAGAGCTGCCCTGGGACGGTCTAAGACAATGA
- the murJ gene encoding murein biosynthesis integral membrane protein MurJ has protein sequence MTFLAWRLFFQATLLIAVLNLLSRVLGLGREIAIAHQFGATLATDAYLVALTIPSLLFMVFAQALATVVVPVFTEYKTRGETREAWQISLNVANLLVVVLAAVAALGILAAPVLVRLMAPGFEPAATELAVDLTRILFPLLVFSGLATLFSGFLNANNIFGIPAFSGAVNNLVIIVGALTLGSLYGIHGLAYGTVLGMVAAGLVQVPSLYRAGFRFRPGFDWRHPGVRKVFNLMLPITVGIAISQLYVLIDRVLASFLAEGSIAALNFGNRLIQLPIGLFVLALSTAVFPTLTTWAAEGKRSEVLETLARALRIVVLTTVPAGVGLIVLRQPVVQLLFERGAFDERATAMTAVALLFYSVGLVGLAANILLTRGFYAFQDTRTPVKLLAVNVTVNLVLSLALMGPLQHGGLALASSLAALVNTVLLVRYLERLLPGLWQPAAWLRFGGGVLVASGLMALAVHTADTALAGLVPPGSAGLALRVTGAVTVGVTVYTVSALLLRLEEIGILLRAFGWLGGQLLNNITRHGR, from the coding sequence GTGACTTTCTTGGCCTGGCGCCTGTTTTTTCAGGCCACCCTGTTAATCGCGGTCTTAAACCTCCTGTCCCGGGTGCTGGGCCTGGGCCGGGAGATTGCGATCGCCCACCAGTTCGGCGCCACCCTGGCCACCGACGCCTACCTGGTAGCCCTGACCATCCCCAGCCTGCTGTTCATGGTGTTCGCCCAGGCGTTGGCGACCGTGGTGGTGCCGGTATTCACCGAGTACAAGACCCGCGGTGAGACCCGCGAAGCCTGGCAGATTTCTTTGAACGTGGCCAATCTCCTGGTGGTGGTGCTGGCGGCTGTCGCCGCCCTCGGCATACTGGCGGCGCCCGTACTGGTCCGGTTGATGGCGCCCGGTTTCGAGCCGGCCGCCACGGAGTTGGCGGTGGATCTGACCCGGATATTGTTCCCGCTCCTGGTGTTTTCCGGATTGGCCACGTTGTTCAGCGGTTTTTTAAACGCGAACAACATCTTCGGCATCCCGGCGTTCAGCGGCGCGGTCAACAACCTGGTGATCATCGTGGGCGCGCTCACCCTGGGCAGCCTCTACGGCATTCACGGCCTGGCCTACGGCACGGTTCTGGGCATGGTCGCGGCCGGCCTGGTCCAGGTGCCCAGCCTGTACCGGGCCGGCTTCCGTTTCCGGCCGGGTTTTGACTGGCGCCACCCGGGAGTGCGCAAGGTTTTCAACCTGATGCTGCCGATCACGGTCGGGATCGCCATCAGCCAGCTGTACGTGCTGATTGACCGAGTGCTGGCCTCCTTCCTGGCCGAGGGGAGCATCGCCGCCCTGAACTTCGGCAACCGGTTGATTCAGCTGCCGATTGGTCTTTTCGTGCTCGCTCTGAGCACGGCCGTATTCCCGACCCTCACCACCTGGGCGGCGGAAGGCAAAAGGTCCGAGGTGCTGGAAACCTTGGCGCGCGCCCTGCGGATTGTGGTCCTGACCACGGTGCCGGCCGGCGTCGGGCTGATCGTGCTCCGCCAACCGGTGGTTCAGTTGCTGTTTGAGCGGGGGGCCTTCGACGAGCGGGCCACCGCTATGACCGCCGTCGCCCTCCTTTTCTACTCCGTCGGCCTGGTCGGACTGGCGGCGAACATCCTTCTGACCCGGGGTTTTTACGCTTTTCAGGACACCCGGACCCCGGTGAAGCTCCTGGCCGTGAACGTGACCGTAAATTTGGTCTTGAGCCTGGCCCTGATGGGACCGCTCCAGCACGGGGGCCTGGCGCTGGCCAGTTCCCTGGCCGCCCTGGTGAACACCGTGCTCCTGGTCCGCTACCTGGAGCGGCTGCTGCCCGGACTCTGGCAGCCTGCGGCCTGGCTGCGTTTCGGGGGCGGGGTGCTTGTGGCATCCGGCCTGATGGCCCTGGCCGTGCACACCGCCGATACCGCCCTGGCCGGGCTGGTCCCGCCGGGTTCGGCCGGTCTCGCGCTGCGGGTGACGGGCGCGGTGACGGTGGGCGTGACGGTGTACACGGTGTCGGCGCTGCTCTTGCGGCTTGAGGAGATCGGGATCCTGCTCCGGGCCTTCGGCTGGCTGGGAGGCCAGTTGCTGAATAACATTACCAGGCACGGCCGGTAA
- a CDS encoding phosphoglucomutase/phosphomannomutase family protein, which translates to MIKFGTDGWRGVMAADFTFANVALVAGAVADFVLAHNLAGRGVVVGYDNRFLSDRFADTVAGVLTGRGVRVYLGRKALPTPVVAFAVHHLKAGGAVMLTASHNPPEYNGIKFIPEYAGPALPEITDEIEEYILRRQRSGTIPACGANGPARELTDPSRAYAEHVLKLIDTESIGKAEMRVVVDPLYGAGIGFLEEMLSGLGVRVDSLHNHRDPLFGGSLPDPSAAKLETLRDTVLREGAHLGLGLDGDADRLGVIDADGTYISPNQLLSLVYYHLVTSRGWSGPVARTVATTHLVDRIAADCGQEVVETPVGFKYIGQALMEHGCIVGGEESGGLSIRGHVPEKDGILAGMLAVEMVAVHGKSLKTLLEEVGDKYGRLYSERLDVHTGADRKPRIMENLRRLEPDSLAGQPVVGRFTVDGTKLVLENGAWVLIRASGTEPVFRIYTEAGSPAEVKRIQNAVRNLTGL; encoded by the coding sequence ATGATTAAATTTGGTACCGACGGCTGGCGCGGGGTGATGGCCGCCGATTTCACTTTTGCGAACGTGGCCCTCGTGGCCGGGGCGGTCGCCGACTTCGTGCTGGCCCATAACCTTGCGGGGCGCGGGGTGGTTGTGGGGTACGACAACCGCTTTCTCTCCGACCGTTTCGCCGACACCGTCGCCGGGGTGCTGACCGGCCGGGGGGTCCGCGTTTACCTGGGCCGGAAAGCGCTGCCCACCCCGGTCGTCGCCTTCGCGGTGCATCACCTCAAGGCTGGCGGCGCCGTAATGCTGACGGCCAGTCACAATCCCCCGGAATACAACGGGATCAAGTTCATCCCGGAATATGCCGGCCCCGCGCTGCCGGAGATCACCGACGAGATCGAGGAATATATCCTGCGCCGGCAGCGCAGCGGCACGATACCGGCCTGCGGTGCGAACGGGCCGGCCCGGGAACTGACCGATCCCTCCCGGGCCTATGCCGAGCACGTCCTGAAGTTGATCGACACCGAAAGCATTGGCAAGGCCGAAATGCGGGTGGTTGTTGATCCGCTCTACGGCGCCGGGATCGGCTTCCTGGAGGAGATGCTATCCGGCCTCGGCGTACGCGTCGACAGCCTGCACAACCACCGGGACCCGCTTTTCGGCGGTTCGCTGCCCGACCCCAGCGCCGCCAAACTGGAGACCTTGCGGGACACCGTTCTGCGGGAGGGAGCCCACCTTGGCCTTGGTCTGGATGGTGACGCCGACCGGCTGGGCGTCATCGACGCCGACGGCACCTACATTTCCCCGAATCAACTCCTGAGTCTGGTGTACTACCACCTGGTCACCTCCAGGGGGTGGAGCGGACCGGTGGCGCGCACGGTGGCCACCACGCACCTGGTGGACCGGATCGCCGCCGACTGCGGGCAGGAAGTGGTCGAGACCCCGGTGGGGTTCAAATACATTGGTCAGGCCCTGATGGAGCACGGCTGTATCGTGGGCGGCGAGGAGAGCGGGGGCCTGTCCATCCGGGGACACGTCCCGGAAAAGGACGGCATCCTGGCCGGGATGCTGGCGGTGGAGATGGTGGCGGTGCACGGGAAGTCTTTGAAGACCCTCCTGGAAGAAGTGGGTGACAAGTACGGGCGTCTGTACAGCGAACGTCTTGACGTCCACACCGGTGCGGACCGCAAGCCGCGGATAATGGAAAACCTGCGCCGGCTGGAGCCTGACTCCCTGGCCGGGCAGCCGGTGGTCGGCAGGTTTACCGTCGACGGCACCAAGCTGGTGCTGGAAAACGGCGCCTGGGTCCTGATCCGGGCCTCGGGCACCGAACCGGTTTTCCGGATCTACACCGAGGCCGGTTCGCCCGCAGAGGTCAAACGGATCCAGAACGCCGTCCGAAACCTCACCGGCCTATAA
- a CDS encoding YetF domain-containing protein produces the protein MNPFLEIVIRAVGAFIAVILITRLVGKSQIGQLTVTDFVNGIVIGSIAAALAIDIRSPASFYFLALAVFSGLTLFLEWSTMKSRPVRKILEDEPTVVVHNGKILETKMRNMRYHLDDLMMQLRSKGVFNIADVEFAVLEPNGEMSVQLKSQKRPVTPADLQLPTRYEGMPSELIVDGTVIEQNLIQNNLDEEWLYRELEKQGVRSSEEVMYASLDSEGKLYVDLKEDAIEHYTDITDKVPDKIPQ, from the coding sequence ATGAATCCCTTCCTGGAGATCGTTATCCGCGCCGTGGGTGCCTTCATCGCCGTGATCCTGATCACCCGCCTCGTCGGCAAGTCCCAGATCGGACAGCTGACCGTGACCGACTTTGTGAACGGCATCGTGATCGGCTCGATCGCGGCCGCCCTGGCCATCGACATCCGTTCTCCGGCATCCTTCTACTTTCTGGCTCTGGCCGTGTTCAGCGGCCTGACCCTGTTCCTGGAATGGTCAACCATGAAAAGCCGCCCGGTGCGGAAGATCCTCGAGGACGAGCCGACCGTCGTGGTGCACAACGGGAAGATCTTGGAGACCAAGATGCGCAATATGCGCTACCACCTGGACGACCTGATGATGCAGCTGCGCAGCAAAGGGGTGTTCAACATCGCCGACGTGGAGTTCGCGGTGCTGGAACCGAACGGGGAAATGAGCGTGCAGCTGAAGTCGCAGAAACGCCCGGTCACCCCTGCCGACCTGCAATTACCCACCCGGTACGAGGGAATGCCGTCCGAATTGATCGTGGACGGGACGGTGATCGAGCAGAACCTGATCCAAAATAACCTCGACGAGGAGTGGCTGTACCGGGAACTTGAGAAACAGGGTGTGCGCTCGTCCGAAGAAGTGATGTACGCCAGCCTGGACAGCGAAGGGAAGCTTTACGTTGACCTGAAGGAAGACGCCATTGAGCATTACACCGACATTACCGACAAGGTACCGGACAAGATCCCGCAGTAG
- the galU gene encoding UTP--glucose-1-phosphate uridylyltransferase GalU — MGVKKAVIPAAGLGVRFLPATKSQPKEMIPIIDKPTIQYIIEEALASGIEDILIISGRGKRAIEDHFDHAPELEAHLAAKGKAAELAEVRRISDMGNIHYVRQRHPLGLGHAVGCARAFVGDEPFAVLLGDDIVRGAVPCLKQLLEQHAKLGASVVALEEVPLEDVSKYGVIQGRAAGPRLFAVEDLVEKPPVDQAPSRMAVMGRYVLDPRIFPLIEQTRPGAGGEIQLTDALRLLVREQPLYGYQFEGRRYDVGHCLGYLKATVDFALERDEVREPFLEYLRGKV; from the coding sequence ATGGGCGTAAAGAAGGCAGTGATTCCGGCGGCCGGGCTGGGAGTCCGGTTCCTACCCGCCACCAAGTCCCAACCCAAAGAGATGATCCCGATCATCGACAAACCGACCATCCAGTACATCATCGAAGAGGCTTTGGCCTCGGGCATCGAGGATATCCTCATCATTTCCGGACGCGGCAAACGGGCCATTGAAGACCATTTCGACCACGCCCCGGAGCTGGAGGCCCACCTGGCGGCGAAGGGGAAGGCCGCGGAGTTGGCCGAGGTCCGGCGGATCAGTGACATGGGCAACATCCACTACGTCCGGCAGCGGCATCCCCTGGGGCTGGGGCACGCCGTGGGGTGCGCCCGGGCCTTTGTGGGCGACGAGCCATTTGCGGTGCTGCTGGGGGACGACATCGTGCGCGGCGCGGTGCCCTGCCTGAAGCAACTGCTGGAGCAGCACGCCAAGCTCGGCGCTAGTGTAGTGGCCCTGGAGGAAGTGCCGCTCGAAGATGTGAGCAAGTACGGGGTGATCCAGGGCCGCGCCGCCGGGCCACGGCTTTTCGCGGTGGAGGACCTGGTGGAAAAGCCGCCGGTGGATCAGGCGCCGTCCCGGATGGCGGTGATGGGGCGCTATGTCCTGGACCCGCGTATTTTCCCCCTGATCGAGCAAACCAGGCCTGGCGCCGGGGGTGAGATTCAGCTCACTGACGCCTTGCGCCTGCTGGTCCGGGAACAGCCCCTTTACGGCTACCAGTTTGAGGGACGGCGTTACGACGTCGGCCACTGCCTTGGTTACCTGAAGGCCACCGTTGATTTCGCCCTGGAGCGTGATGAGGTGCGCGAGCCGTTTCTGGAATACCTGCGCGGAAAAGTTTGA